One genomic region from Camelus bactrianus isolate YW-2024 breed Bactrian camel chromosome 3, ASM4877302v1, whole genome shotgun sequence encodes:
- the LOC123612917 gene encoding uncharacterized protein LOC123612917, with amino-acid sequence MSGAHRPAGAGGRRSGGSCAPLPETEPRGHLPRRCGDCSGGASATRSRATRCPACARATAPSPSAPPTDRPAPPPASSPPQTRQAPPLARPGSPLPRLNSPTPCPARVLIGGRGLLAGPHWPPPDTPLRPSLRALGGSAPAPPARERGAIEAAGAQPLPYKAGRRGPRGQAAPRGAGRGRCLCGPLGPPGPRTRVGGWAPRWASQAGPPAPPTPAGGLQSCVRHGPPRVTREKTAVLSLPFSPLFSGHLLPLPTRQALRREGVSHPWAGAFLQALSSVLAAGTGPPPCTWPCSQISSESEVPAAAPVYAQDSSQAREPGEGSRGSWRAEPEKGPCVLLSVRTGFPDSSGTKDEQAHPTNTNVVLVPVPSTQPLWLLLLHKTGSS; translated from the exons ATGAGTGGCGCGCACCGGCCTGCGGGAGCAGGTGGCAGGAGAAGCGGCGGGTCCTGCGCGCCGCTCCCCGAGACCGAGCCCCGCGGCCACTTACCTCGGAGATGCGGCGACTGCAGCGGCGGCGCCTCCGCGACTCGGTCGCGCGCGACCCGGTGCCCGGCCTGCGCTCGCGCCACCGCCCCCAGCCCGTCGGCCCCACCCACAGACCGgccagccccgcccccggcctctAGCCCGCCCCAGACCCGCCAGGCCCCACCACTGGCCCGCCCCGGCTCCCCGCTTCCGCGCCTGAACAGCCCCACGCCCTGCCCGGCCCGCGTTCTCATTGGAGGACGCGGCCTGTTGGCCGGCCCCCACTGGCCCCCACCCGACACGCCCCTCAGGCCCTCCCTGCGCGCTCTGGGCGGCTCCGCCCCGGCCCCTCCCGCCCGGGAGCGCGGGGCGATTGAGGCAGCCGGAGCGCAGCCTCTGCCTTACAAGGCGGGTCGGCGCGGGCCCCGGGGCCAAGCAGCTCCgcgcggcgcggggcgggggcggtgcCTGTGCGGCCCACTTGGCCCCCCGGGACCCCGGACGCGGGTGGGTGGATGGGCTCCCCGATGGGCCTCCCAGGCGGGGCCACCAG CCCCGCCAACTCCAGCTGGAGGCCTGCAGTCCTGCGTACGACATGGGCCTCCGCGGGTCACCCGTGAGAAAACCGCAGTCCtgtctcttcccttttctcctcttttctcgggacacctgctgcccctccccaccaggcagGCTCTGCGCCGCGAGGGAGTGTCCCATCCTTGGGCAGGAG CATTCTTGCAGGCTCTGTCCTCGGTCCTGGCTGCAGGGACCGGGCCCCCACCCTGTACCTGGCCCTGCTCCCAGATCTCATCTGAATCAGAAGTGCCGGCAGCAGCTCCTGTCTACGCCCAAGATTCCAGCCAAGCCAGGGAGCCCGGCGAAGGCAGCAGAGGAAGCTGGAGAGCTGAACCAGAGAAGGGGCCATGCGTGCTGCTGTCCGTGAGGACGGGTTTTCCTGACTCTTCGGGAACCAAGGATGAGCAGGCTCACCCCACCAACACCAATGTGGTCCTGGTCCCAGTGCCTTCCACTCAACCCCTCTGGCTTCTACTTCTGCACAAAACTGGCTCAAGTTAG